The genomic stretch AATCTCCTTGTACAGTCTTTCTCTATCCACATCAGATATGACTAATTCGCTCTGATTATCAGTCAAAGCCATAATAAGAGACGCTTTTATGCCAGGAGCTGATGTCATATCAAATATTAATTCTCCTCTTTCTGGTTTCAGAGCTTCAATTACCGCCATACTAGCTTTATCTTGTATAATAACTTTAAATTCCTTAAATGCTGTAGTACTTTTTATATCCCCTTTTACCACTTTATATGCATATTTAATATCTTTATCTCTTTCTAATATTATACTCTCATTTTCTAAACTCTTTATTACTTTGTCCTCATCAGCTTTTAACGTATTTACCCTTATCCAAATTACTCTATTAAGAAAAGATTCCTTTAATTTCTCTATGTCGTAAATACCATGTAACTCTCTTTCAAACCATTCTGGGAGGACTATATGTACGCCTTTTTGTAAAAAATCTCTTACTTTTTTCCTGTAACTTTTTCCAGAGAGAGAATAGTAAGAGAGTAAGAGCCTTCTAGCTACTTCGTAAGAATCTTTTACGCTTCTACTCATCTCCTTAGCTTTTTTGTATGCAACCGGCAGAGGATATCCCTTTTCAGCAAAGTATAATACTCTGCTTAAGAAATCCTCCACATTATAATTTCTCTGGCAAAAATATTTAAGTTTGGAATGAGAGTAGAACTTATGAATATCGAAAAGCTAGAAAAATTATATTTTACAGCAGTCTACGAGATAGAGAATGCAGATGACGCTAATGATTTACTCAAACGCGTTAGTAAGTCTTTATTCTTACTTCTTAGATTAATCTATGCACGAAAAGCGGAAATTAGCAGATCTTTAGGTAGGGAAATAACTAGGTTCTTTTATGAAGAAGAGAAAGTAGAGGATAAAGTCCAAAGAATATCAAAGATTGTCAGTCTAATGAGGTATGAGGCAGTTACGACGAATTTTCCTTATATCGATTTTTACATGCAGAATTTTGTATCCGAAATGGATAGGTTAATGATGACTAAGGGTTATAAATTCTTCTTAACTTCTGACAGAAAAACCAAGACTATTCAATAACCAAGTATCTAATGAGAAATCATAATATTTACCTTCAGTTGGAATAACTTTTACTTCAAATATTTCACCTAATTCTTTACAGACTTCATATAGGCTCTTTCTCTTACCACCTAGGTTTACTACGCCTCTTAATTCTTTCTTTACCATTAAGGAAATTATTTCGCTTGCTTCATTCATTGATATAGGTGAAACATAAAAATTCGAATTGCATTTAATTGCTCTCTTACCCCTTAATATACCTTTTATAAAAGGGAAAAGTAATCCTTTATATTGCATTGAGTAAAGTAAGCCCAGTCTAATTATAAGATAATTACCAAGGCTCATTATTCCAGATTCTCCTACTAGTTTTGTTAGTCCATAATAATTTATAGGATTTGGTGTGGAAGTTTCTGAGTAATATCCTTTCTTTCCGTCAAATATCATAAAGGTAGATAAGTAGACGTTGACAGCTTTCACTCTATTTGCTGCTCTACCTATATTTATTGCATACCAAGTATTTATATTCCAAGCCAAAGGCCTATTATTATTTGCCTCTAGGTAAGGTATTTCAAATGTGTGAATAACAACGTCTGGTCTTTCTTCAAGAACTTTTTGAGGAGAAGTTATAACTATAACTTCATCAAAGAATTTAGCTATATTTTCTCCTAACTCCCCCTCAGAAGTAACTCCTACGAGCAACATATATATTTATAAACGTAAGGTAAAAAGTTTATACGTGAATGACATAATCGAGAGGTTCGTAGAACTGGAAGAAGGAGATGAGAATGAGGTTAAGTTACTTAAGAGTTTATGGAGTGATAAGATAACAAAGCTTACCTTATCAGATTTTCAGACTTTAGAAAGGACTGAAGGGAATGTTCTGCTCTTACAAATTCACAGGGGTAATATTGTTTCTCTACTCCATAAACCTTCTGGGCTCTTCTTACTAATTTATGGTGTTTCTGCACTTGAAATAGAAACTTTGAGATACATAACGTTAAAATCAAAAAATCCTGACACAGATTTTGTATCTCTAGTCTACGAATATTTAAACAAAGGTAACGCTAGGTTAGGATTTCAACCTAACGTTTCAAAGTAGATTTGCTCGTGAAGTTCATTACAAGATGATTTATCCCCTTTTAAACATCCTCTTATTAAATAAAGGTAAAATAATATTTCTTTTGATTTTTGTGTATCAATTTTCTCCTCAATTTCCATAATAACTTTATCTAATGCATTTGTAATTATACTCTCTCTTTCGGATACGACTATATTATTATCAATTATCTCGTCGTCAGTAGTTAGAAACTTATATTGTACACTTCCTTTTTTTGCTATTCTCGAAGCAAAGATGTTTTTGTACACTTTTACAAGTAATATACTTAA from Sulfolobus sp. S-194 encodes the following:
- a CDS encoding RsmB/NOP family class I SAM-dependent RNA methyltransferase; this encodes MEDFLSRVLYFAEKGYPLPVAYKKAKEMSRSVKDSYEVARRLLLSYYSLSGKSYRKKVRDFLQKGVHIVLPEWFERELHGIYDIEKLKESFLNRVIWIRVNTLKADEDKVIKSLENESIILERDKDIKYAYKVVKGDIKSTTAFKEFKVIIQDKASMAVIEALKPERGELIFDMTSAPGIKASLIMALTDNQSELVISDVDRERLYKEIKFLHNVGVNTDKVHIIHQDSTYSSVIKADKVLLDAPCSSTGMISNEPTVLLRLTKQRVNELAELQKNLLNKALSISSYVIYATCSLLPQEGEYTVKEFNAKPPLNFASSNAFGNRFIPYLHQSEGFFISKVSG
- a CDS encoding sugar nucleotide-binding protein, translating into MLLVGVTSEGELGENIAKFFDEVIVITSPQKVLEERPDVVIHTFEIPYLEANNNRPLAWNINTWYAINIGRAANRVKAVNVYLSTFMIFDGKKGYYSETSTPNPINYYGLTKLVGESGIMSLGNYLIIRLGLLYSMQYKGLLFPFIKGILRGKRAIKCNSNFYVSPISMNEASEIISLMVKKELRGVVNLGGKRKSLYEVCKELGEIFEVKVIPTEGKYYDFSLDTWLLNSLGFSVRS